One Brassica napus cultivar Da-Ae chromosome C4, Da-Ae, whole genome shotgun sequence genomic region harbors:
- the LOC106390304 gene encoding probable carboxylesterase 8 produces MEATPTSSDPYKFLNITLNSDGSLTRHRDFPKLTPTDHSKDIPLNPNNKTFIRLFKPRNIPPPETKLPILVYFHGGGFILYSAASAPFHESCTKMADRLQTMILSVEYRLSPEHRLPAAYDDGVEAISWLRDQARCSGGDCDAWLRDTVDFSKCFVMGSSSGGNIVYGVALRVAEADLSPVKIRGLIMNQAFFGGVEPSGSESRLKDDRICPLTATHLLWSLCLPEGVDRDHVYSNPIKSSGAEEREKMGRFPSTLINGYGGDPLVDRQRDVAEMLKARGVHVETRFDRDGFHACELFDESKARALYDTVEAFMKSCSTTAPSSNM; encoded by the coding sequence ATGGAAGCTACTCCAACTTCAAGCGACCCATACAAGTTCCTCAACATTACACTCAACTCAGATGGGTCCCTCACCAGACACCGTGACTTCCCCAAACTAACCCCAACGGATCACTCAAAGGACATCCCTCTAAACCCAAACAACAAAACCTTCATCCGTCTCTTCAAACCCCGGAACATCCCCCCGCCGGAGACCAAACTCCCCATCCTCGTCTACTTCCACGGCGGAGGTTTCATCCTCTACAGCGCCGCCTCCGCTCCTTTCCACGAATCCTGCACCAAAATGGCCGACCGTCTTCAGACCATGATCCTCTCCGTCGAGTACCGCCTATCCCCCGAGCACCGTCTCCCGGCGGCGTACGACGACGGCGTCGAAGCCATCTCGTGGCTCCGAGACCAAGCTCGCTGCAGCGGAGGGGACTGCGACGCGTGGCTGAGAGACACCGTCGATTTCTCGAAATGCTTTGTTATGGGATCGAGCTCCGGCGGGAACATAGTCTACGGCGTCGCGTTGCGCGTCGCGGAGGCGGATCTCTCTCCCGTTAAGATCCGAGGGCTGATAATGAACCAAGCTTTCTTCGGCGGCGTCGAGCcgtcgggttcggagtcgcGGCTGAAAGACGACAGGATCTGCCCGTTGACCGCGACTCACTTGCTTTGGTCGCTTTGTTTGCCTGAGGGTGTGGATCGCGACCACGTTTACAGTAACCCGATCAAGAGCAGCGGggcggaggagagagagaagatgggACGGTTTCCGTCGACTCTTATTAACGGTTACGGTGGTGATCCGTTGGTTGATCGGCAGAGAGACGTGGCGGAGATGCTGAAGGCACGTGGGGTTCACGTGGAGACGAGGTTTGATAGAGATGGGTTTCATGCGTGCGAGTTGTTTGATGAGAGCAAAGCCAGGGCTTTGTATGACACTGTTGAGGCTTTTATGAAGAGTTGTTCGACGACTGCACCGTCGTCCAACATGTAG
- the LOC125585746 gene encoding uncharacterized protein LOC125585746, which translates to MDGGGDGGNVNQPPLNLQHQIVEDQGDSTHRWLQAWEMNHIMLNADLFQVINPTLIPVDEQGLYPVDNESMRDNNSWLHSSLPSNGIRFHIRLSIGYAIDFGDFVFAVYRKGDLHIPMY; encoded by the exons ATGGACGGCGGTGGCGACGGCGGGAATGTTAATCAACCGCCACTCAACCTGCAGCATCAAATCGTAGAAGATCAAG GTGATTCTACACATAGGTGGCTACAGGCTTGGGAGATGAATCACATTATGCTCAACGCGGACTTATTCCAAGTCATAAATCCTACGCTAATTCCCGTAGATGAACAAGGTCTTTACCCGGTCGATAATGAATCAATGAGGGACAACAACAGCTGGCTCCACTCAAGCCTACCGAGCAACGGAATTAGGTTTCATATCAGACTGTCGATTGGGTATGCCATTGACTTTGGGGATTTCGTCTTTGCTGTGTACCGCAAAGGAGATCTCCACATCCCGATGTACTAG
- the LOC106395380 gene encoding agamous-like MADS-box protein AGL6 produces MGRGRVEMKRIENKINRQVTFSKRRNGLLKKAYELSVLCDAEVALIVFSSRGKLYEFGSVGVERTIERYHRCYNCSVTNNRPEESKQNWCQEVAKLKAKYESLVRTNRHLLGEDIGEMGVKQLQALERQLEAALTATRQRKTQVMMEEMEDLRKKERQLGDINKQLKIKFEAGGHAFKSFQDFWPNSAASMAGDPNNSKFPVQPSHPDSVDCNTEPFLQIGFQQHYYVQGEGSSVPKSNVACETNFVQDWFL; encoded by the exons ATGGGAAGAGGGAGAGTGGAGATGAAGAGGATAGAGAACAAAATCAATAGGCAAGTGACCTTCTCAAAAAGAAGAAATGGTTTGTTGAAGAAAGCTTATGAGCTCTCTGTTCTCTGTGATGCTGAAGTTGCTCTCATCGTCTTCTCTAGCCGTGGCAAGCTCTACGAGTTCGGCAGTGTCGG AGTTGAAAGAACTATTGAACGGTATCATCGTTGCTACAACTGTTCTGTGACCAATAATAGGCCTGAAGAGTCTAAACAG AACTGGTGTCAGGAGGTGGCAAAGCTGAAAGCCAAATACGAATCGCTTGTTCGCACTAATAG GCATTTGCTTGGAGAAGATATTGGAGAAATGGGCGTGAAGCAACTGCAAGCGTTGGAGCGGCAGCTGGAAGCAGCTCTTACTGCGACTCGACAACGGAAG ACACAAGTTATGATGGAAGAAATGGAAGATCTTCGGAAAAAG GAGCGGCAACTCggagacataaacaaacaacTCAAGATTAAG TTTGAAGCCGGAGGCCATGCTTTCAAATCCTTTCAAGACTTCTGGCCAAACTCGGCAGCATCGATGGCCGGTGATCCTAACAATTCTAAATTTCCGGTTCAGCCTTCTCATCCTGATTCAGTGGATTGCAACACCGAACCCTTTTTACAAATAGG GTTCCAACAACATTACTACGTGCAAGGTGAAGGTTCTTCGGTACCAAAGAGTAATGTGGCATGTGAGACTAATTTCGTCcaagattggtttctttga
- the LOC106390306 gene encoding histone deacetylase complex subunit SAP18, with product MAETARRQGGGRPLPPPPRGVNQQPPRPKTEPVDREKTCPLLLRVFTKAGGHHTKEDYAVRGKEPKDEVQIYTWKDANLRELTDLVKEVSVAARRRDARLSFAFVYPDKNGRFIVRQVGQTMSYPNRKQPDDSKTLADLHFEIGDYLDVAIY from the exons atggctgAAACAGCGAGAAGACAAGGTGGTGGTAGGCCATTGCCGCCGCCTCCGAGAGGCGTTAATCAACAACCTCCTCGCCCTAAAACCGAACCTGTCGATCGCGAGAAG ACATGTCCCCTGCTTCTTCGTGTGTTCACCAAG GCGGGTGGTCATCATACGAAGGAAGATTATGCTGTGAGAGGCAAAGAGCCAAAGGATGAAGTTCAAATCTACACTTGGAAAGATGCTAATCTTCGCGAGTTAACAGATTTG gtcAAAGAAGTGTCTGTAGCAGCTAGGAGAAGGGATGCAAGGTTGTCTTTTGCGTTTGTTTATCCAGACAAGAATGGCCGCTTTATTGTCAGACag GTTGGTCAGACGATGTCTTATCCAAACCGAAAGCAACCAGACGACAGTAAAACACTCGCTGACCTTCATTTCGAG attgGAGATTATCTGGATGTGGCAATCTACTAA
- the LOC106392666 gene encoding cytochrome P450 704C1-like, with translation MRLAVREDILSRFLVEREKDPERMNDKYLRDIILSFMIAGKDTTAASLSWFLYMLCKNPLVQEKIVREIRDVTSSHEETTDVKGSVESIDEEALDQMQYLHAALSETLRLYPAVPVDTRCAENDDVLPDGHRVKRGDNVYYISYAIGTMTYIWGQQAEEFKPERWLKDGVFQPESPFKFISFHVCILSLSPRCGC, from the exons ATGCGACTA GCTGTTAGAGAGGATATATTATCGAGATTTCTGGTGGAGAGGGAGAAAGATCCAGAGAGGATGAATGATAAGTACCTGAGGGATATAATCTTGAGCTTTATGATCGCTGGGAAGGACACAACCGCTGCATCTCTCTCTTGGTTCTTGTACATGCTCTGCAAAAACCCACTTGTTCAGGAGAAAATAGTACGAGAGATCAGAGACGTGACGTCGAGTCATGAGGAAACAACCGATGTGAAGGGTTCCGTTGAGAGTATAGATGAAGAGGCTCTTGATCAGATGCAGTATCTCCATGCGGCCTTGTCTGAGACCTTGAGGCTTTACCCTGCTGTCCCTGTG GACACGAGGTGTGCAGAGAATGATGATGTGCTTCCAGATGGACATAGAGTGAAGAGAGGGGATAATGTCTACTACATATCCTATGCCATTGGAACGATGACTTATATTTGGGGACAACAGGCTGAGGAGTTCAAGCCAGAGAGATGGCTTAAGGATGGCGTGTTCCAACCAGAATCACCTTTCAAATTCATAAGCTTTCATGTTTgtatactctctctctctcccagaTGTGGTTGTTAA
- the LOC106390329 gene encoding MADS-box protein SOC1 yields the protein MVRGKTQMKRIENATSRQVTFSKRRNGLLKKAFELSVLCDAEVSLIIFSPKAKLYEFASSNMQDTIDRYLRHTKDRVSTKPVSEENLQHLKHEAANMMKKIEQLEASKRKLLGEGIGSCSIEELQQIEQQLEKSVKCIRARKTQVFKEQIEQLKQKEKALAAENKKLAEKWGSHEIEVRSNKNQESGRGDEESSPSSEVETELFIGLPCSSRK from the exons ATGGTGAGGGGGAAAACTCAGATGAAGCGAATAGAGAATGCAACAAGCAGACAAGTGACTTTCTCTAAGCGAAGGAATGGTTTGTTGAAAAAAGCCTTTGAGCTCTCAGTGCTTTGTGATGCTGAAGTTTCTCTGATCATCTTCTCTCCTAAGGCAAAACTTTATGAATTCGCCAGCTCCAA TATGCAAGATACCATAGATCGTTATCTGAGGCATACCAAGGATCGTGTCAGCACCAAACCTGTTTCTGAAGAAAATTTGCAG CATTTGAAACATGAGGCAGCAAACATGATGAAGAAAATTGAACAACTCGAAGCTTCCAAACG TAAACTCTTGGGAGAAGGCATAGGATCATGTTCGATAGAGGAGCTGCAGCAAATTGAGCAACAACTTGAGAAAAGTGTCAAATGTATCCGAGCTAGAAAG ACTCAAGTGTTTAAGGAACAAATTGAGCAGCTCAAGCAAAAG GAGAAAGCTCTAGCTGCAGAAAACAAGAAGCTCGCTGAAAAG tgGGGATCTCATGAAATCGAAGTCCGGTCGAATAAGAACCAAGAAAGTGGAAGAGGTGACGAAGAGAGTAGCCCAAGTTCTGAAGTAGAGACAGAGTTGTTCATTGGGTTACCTTGTTCTTCAAGAAAGTGA
- the LOC106390305 gene encoding probable carboxylesterase 9, translating into MSRDPVPAFDAYKHLNLSINPDGSCTRNFEYPIVHPDPSPSPGKLTASKDITINLETGVTVRIFRPTNLPSNDNTIARLPILIHLHGSGWVLYPANSPANSRGCSQMASELTAIIVSVNYRLAPEHRLPTQYDDALEALLWVKRQAVDKTNGEPWLRDYADFSRCYIFGSSNGANLAFQLALRSLDHDLTPLKIDGSVFYQPFYGGKTRTKAELKNFADPVMPVPAIDAMWELSLPKGVDRDHRYCNPVGYLPQKEKVGRLGRCLVIGYGGDTLVDHQQDFVEMLVTAGVRVEAKFDDAGFHGIELVDPRRAVALLNMIREFIN; encoded by the coding sequence ATGTCACGAGACCCAGTTCCCGCGTTTGATGCATACAAGCACCTCAACCTCTCAATCAACCCCGACGGCTCTTGCACTCGCAACTTCGAGTATCCAATAGTCCACCCCGACCCCTCCCCGTCCCCTGGAAAGCTCACCGCCTCCAAAGACATCACCATCAACCTCGAAACCGGCGTGACCGTGCGCATCTTCCGACCAACCAACCTCCCTTCCAACGACAACACCATCGCCCGCCTCCCGATCCTCATCCACCTCCACGGCTCCGGGTGGGTCCTCTACCCAGCCAACTCCCCCGCGAACAGCCGCGGCTGCTCCCAGATGGCCAGCGAGCTAACGGCGATCATCGTCTCCGTCAACTACCGTCTAGCTCCAGAGCACAGACTCCCAACACAATACGACGACGCATTGGAAGCCCTCCTCTGGGTCAAACGCCAAGCCGTCGACAAAACTAACGGCGAGCCGTGGCTCAGAGACTACGCCGACTTCTCGCGGTGCTACATCTTCGGCTCCAGCAACGGCGCCAACCTCGCTTTCCAGCTGGCGCTAAGGTCGTTAGACCACGACTTGACGCCGTTAAAAATAGACGGAAGCGTGTTTTACCAGCCTTTCTACGGCGGGAAAACTAGGACGAAGGCCGAGCTTAAAAACTTCGCCGACCCGGTGATGCCGGTGCCGGCGATAGACGCCATGTGGGAGCTTTCTCTGCCGAAAGGCGTTGATAGGGATCACAGGTACTGTAATCCGGTAGGCTACTTGCCGCAGAAGGAGAAAGTGGGGCGTCTGGGACGGTGCTTGGTGATCGGTTACGGCGGAGACACGTTGGTTGATCATCAGCAAGACTTTGTGGAGATGCTGGTTACGGCTGGTGTTAGGGTTGAAGCGAAGTTTGACGATGCCGGTTTCCATGGGATCGAGCTCGTTGATCCACGGCGAGCTGTTGCTCTTCTCAATATGATCAGAgagtttattaattaa